The following are encoded in a window of Nocardioides houyundeii genomic DNA:
- a CDS encoding peptide chain release factor 3, which translates to MTSTPTTDHSTSGSTPGAAARHKDVVREAARRRTFAVISHPDAGKSTLTEALALHAQVITEAGAVHGKAGRRSTVSDWMEMEKERGISITSAALQFSYDGHVVNLVDTPGHSDFSEDTYRVLSAVDAAVMLVDAAKGLEPQTLKLFRVCKARGIPVITVINKWDRPGLDALTLMEEIQEKIKLVPTPLTWPVGIAGDFRGVLDRRSGDYIAYTRTAGGATRAPEARMGGDAAAAQVGDVWQAAVEESELLSSDGADHDQDLFLSGFTTPVLFASAISNFGVSAVLETLVELAPPAVPFRHGPEDSEGRPVEVRDVTAPFSAFVFKVQAGMDTNHRDRVAFARVCSGVFERGMIATHAQTGRPFATKYAQAIFGRERAVIDTAYPGDIIGLVNAMALKIGDTIYVEEPVTFPPIATFAPEHFAVATAKDSGRFKQFRRGIDQLDSEGVVQVLRSDLRGQQSPVLAAVGPMQFEVAQARMESEFGAPVRLEPLSYTQARRTDAASAPELARVRGVEVMERNDGTLLALLPDKWRVTVIERDHPELTLEPLIAGDR; encoded by the coding sequence GTGACTTCCACGCCCACCACCGACCACTCCACCTCCGGCTCGACCCCCGGCGCTGCTGCGCGGCACAAGGACGTGGTGCGCGAGGCGGCACGACGCCGTACCTTCGCGGTGATCAGCCACCCCGACGCGGGGAAGTCGACGCTGACCGAGGCGCTGGCACTGCACGCCCAGGTGATCACCGAGGCCGGGGCCGTCCACGGCAAGGCCGGTCGGCGTTCCACGGTCTCGGACTGGATGGAGATGGAGAAGGAGCGCGGCATCTCGATCACCTCCGCCGCCCTGCAGTTCTCCTACGACGGACACGTGGTCAACCTGGTGGACACCCCCGGCCACTCCGACTTCTCCGAGGACACCTACCGGGTGCTCTCCGCGGTGGACGCGGCGGTGATGCTGGTCGACGCCGCCAAGGGCCTGGAGCCGCAGACGCTGAAGCTGTTCCGGGTCTGCAAGGCGCGGGGGATCCCGGTGATCACGGTGATCAACAAGTGGGACCGGCCGGGGCTCGACGCCCTCACGCTGATGGAGGAGATCCAGGAGAAGATCAAGCTGGTCCCCACGCCGCTGACCTGGCCGGTCGGGATCGCGGGCGACTTCCGCGGGGTGCTCGACCGACGCAGCGGCGACTACATCGCGTACACGCGGACCGCCGGCGGTGCGACCCGGGCACCCGAGGCCCGGATGGGCGGAGACGCGGCGGCCGCCCAGGTCGGCGACGTGTGGCAGGCCGCTGTGGAGGAGTCCGAGCTGCTCTCCTCCGACGGCGCCGACCACGATCAGGACCTGTTCCTCTCAGGCTTCACCACCCCGGTGCTGTTCGCCTCTGCGATCTCCAACTTCGGGGTCTCGGCGGTGCTGGAGACGCTGGTCGAGCTGGCCCCGCCGGCGGTCCCGTTCCGGCACGGTCCCGAGGACTCCGAGGGCCGGCCCGTGGAGGTCCGCGACGTGACCGCCCCGTTCAGCGCCTTCGTGTTCAAGGTGCAGGCGGGGATGGACACCAACCACCGCGACCGCGTCGCCTTCGCCCGGGTCTGCTCGGGCGTCTTCGAGCGCGGGATGATCGCCACCCACGCCCAGACCGGGCGGCCCTTCGCGACGAAGTACGCCCAGGCGATCTTCGGTCGGGAGCGCGCGGTCATCGACACCGCCTACCCGGGCGACATCATCGGCCTGGTCAACGCGATGGCGCTGAAGATCGGCGACACCATCTACGTCGAGGAGCCGGTCACCTTCCCGCCGATCGCGACGTTCGCGCCCGAGCACTTCGCGGTGGCGACGGCCAAGGACAGCGGCCGGTTCAAGCAGTTCCGCCGGGGCATCGACCAGCTCGACAGCGAGGGCGTGGTGCAGGTGCTGCGCTCGGACCTGCGCGGCCAGCAGTCACCGGTGCTCGCCGCCGTCGGGCCGATGCAGTTCGAGGTGGCGCAGGCCCGGATGGAGAGCGAGTTCGGCGCCCCCGTCCGGCTGGAGCCGCTGAGCTACACCCAGGCCCGGCGCACCGACGCCGCGTCCGCGCCCGAGCTCGCCCGCGTGCGCGGCGTCGAGGTGATGGAGCGCAACGACGGGACCCTGCTCGCGCTCCTCCCGGACAAGTGGCGGGTCACCGTGATCGAGCGCGACCACCCTGAGCTCACGCTGGAGCCGCTGATCGCCGGGGACCGCTGA
- a CDS encoding nitroreductase family deazaflavin-dependent oxidoreductase — MTLKGEYVPSPEQWVRDQVAAYEASNGAEANTITDRPIVVITSQGARSGNLRKNPVMRVEHDGVYAAVASKGGAPEHPVWFHNFVANPRVELQDGAEKHEYLARIATGAERQEWWERAVAAYPPYAEYQQKTDREIPVFLLERA; from the coding sequence ATGACACTCAAGGGCGAGTACGTACCGAGTCCCGAGCAATGGGTCCGCGACCAGGTCGCGGCCTACGAGGCCTCGAACGGGGCCGAGGCCAACACCATCACGGACCGGCCGATCGTGGTGATCACCTCCCAGGGTGCTCGCTCGGGCAACCTCCGCAAGAACCCGGTGATGCGCGTGGAGCACGACGGAGTCTACGCCGCCGTCGCCTCCAAGGGCGGGGCACCGGAGCACCCGGTGTGGTTCCACAACTTCGTCGCCAACCCGCGCGTGGAGCTCCAGGACGGTGCGGAGAAGCACGAGTACCTCGCCCGGATCGCCACCGGCGCCGAGCGCCAGGAGTGGTGGGAGCGCGCCGTCGCCGCGTACCCGCCGTACGCGGAGTACCAGCAGAAGACGGACCGCGAGATCCCGGTCTTCCTGCTCGAGCGCGCCTGA
- a CDS encoding alpha/beta fold hydrolase produces MSPQTIVLHGHELSYVDAGEGSVVLFIHGILGSQHNWKHLVDRMDDTERVIVPDLFGHGASAKPMGDYSLSSHAATLRDLLDRLGIDTVTLVGHSLGGGIAMQFFYLFPERVERLVLVASGGLGREVSPLLRSATLPGAEQVLGVIASRWVLTQVEAIGRAAAKVGWKPGADVGAIWRGFTSLGDRESRKAFLATTRAVVDPGGQTVSAHDHLADVVPLPIPIMLVWGSKDRMIPAWHAISAQKSVPQARVELFEGAGHFPHLDDPDRFADLLRDFIATTPGRVSED; encoded by the coding sequence ATGTCCCCGCAGACGATCGTCCTGCACGGCCACGAGCTCTCCTACGTCGACGCCGGAGAGGGCTCCGTGGTGCTCTTCATCCACGGCATCCTCGGCTCCCAGCACAACTGGAAGCACCTGGTGGACCGGATGGACGACACCGAGCGGGTGATCGTGCCCGACCTCTTCGGCCACGGAGCCTCCGCGAAGCCGATGGGGGACTACTCGCTCAGCTCGCACGCCGCGACCCTGCGCGACCTGCTCGACCGTCTCGGCATCGACACGGTCACCCTGGTGGGCCACTCGCTCGGCGGGGGGATCGCCATGCAGTTCTTCTACCTCTTCCCCGAGCGGGTCGAGCGGCTGGTGCTGGTGGCGAGCGGGGGACTGGGTCGCGAGGTCAGCCCGCTGCTGCGCTCCGCCACGCTGCCCGGCGCCGAGCAGGTGCTCGGCGTCATCGCCTCGCGGTGGGTGCTCACCCAGGTGGAGGCGATCGGCCGGGCGGCTGCGAAGGTCGGCTGGAAGCCCGGAGCCGACGTCGGGGCGATCTGGCGGGGTTTCACCTCGCTGGGGGACCGGGAGAGCCGGAAGGCGTTCCTGGCCACCACCCGCGCCGTGGTGGACCCGGGCGGGCAGACCGTGAGTGCCCACGACCACCTCGCCGACGTGGTGCCGCTGCCGATCCCGATCATGCTGGTCTGGGGTTCCAAGGACCGGATGATCCCCGCCTGGCACGCGATCAGCGCGCAGAAGTCGGTTCCCCAGGCCCGCGTGGAGCTCTTCGAGGGCGCGGGCCACTTCCCGCACCTCGACGACCCGGACCGGTTCGCCGACCTGCTGCGCGACTTCATCGCCACCACGCCCGGGCGCGTGTCCGAGGACTGA